GAAGAATTATGTGAATCATTAGAATTGGAAATGAAACATCAAGAACTGGTTTGTAGATGCTTCCTGCATGTCAGCGTAGCTCATAAGCAGTTTAGCATCTCCATTTTCTAGTTattgtgttattatttttatttttgatcagCAGTGCTACTAGCCTAACTGTTTGCTTTTGTGAAAAGGATTTGTCCACGTTTTGATTAACGCACGATTTCCTTATAACTGAGTATAATTCATTACAACTTCATAGCGACAGCGCAGCAAAAGTGTATTTGATTGGGAAGTATAAGTCGTATAGCGGAGTAACACAACAACATTTAAatacttattcatttttacCACTATCACTATCCACATGTCAGTGACTGACTACTTGGAAGAACATTCCGTctattacttatttaattttatttacttattttctttcatttcttcagtaTTTTATGGTTTTACACTAATAAAAACCAATATATTGTTGTGGATATCTTAAGCCGTgtccaaaaattttattgctatttcattctttcgtgTTTATTATCATGTTTTGTGATAGACCTATTATATTTTCAGAAGGATCCTCGATGAACTGAACGGGATGTTTAACGAGCTTCAAACTCCGTTAGGTGTTCGTATCCAAAACAATATCCCAATCCATCATGAACTCGAAGTTGGAATGAACCATTTTAGTTTGGTATGTCACAGCTGACTATTCTTAAATTTTTGTCGACACAATGTGCCCGTTCAGATAACTCACACCTTTGGTCCTATTAATCAGTCCACATGGTGTAACGCATTTCTGAACTATGCCAAGATGTCACTGGCTATGTATCAAGGACGAATGGAACCGAGTAACCCTCAGGTAAACGACGcttacttcattttcattgcGACGTAGCTATCACGATGCTTTTATTTCCAGTATAACCAATGAATAATAGTTACTGCTCTATTGTACACTGCCAGCAATAATTATCGCcaaagaacagaagaaagacTTGACTTTTATTGCTATGTATTGTTGAGTATTGTATTTCCATAGGATCTTTGTATTCATATAAAGGTTTAAGCATTAATCTCAAGTTgtgatctattttttttatcggaATCTCCTATCACTTATCTTGGACGGACGGTTTTAAGAGCAGTAGTGTGGTAATAAGTTAATAATTTATGTGATTGAATTATCTCGAAATGTACATATAACTCATATTATAATAAAAGTATTTTGTAAATTCGTGAAGCTTCGAGAGTCGGTACCGAAGGGGACTGTGAGGAGGACAAACATCACAATGCTATCTTGACTAATCTGAATgcaaaggaagagaaaggTCGCACCTCCTCGGAAATGCTAGGAATAGGTTTTTTGCGagtgttgttttgttgatgGATGTGGCACACAACTTTCCTTCATGCTGTTCGAGAAGTTGACAGATGCGCCTCCTAAATTTGGTGATTTTGAATGCAATATCGTCACGTCAAAGTGCTCTGTCGATAATCACCAGTTGGCTAGGACTCTTTTGTAAACACCTCGGGCAGCATAATCTGAAACTGTAAAGTACACTAGGGCGTGTGACATTTATATGCTCCCACTACTTGTTGTATGCACGAATAGTAAAATTGGAGAAGCTACGATCTAGGTTTGGAGTAATTGATTTCTAGGAAACGGGACGGGAAGCAGTCAATGGTAATTCCGTGTGGGAAATGAGGATTTTCAAGTTCTGTATATGTCGTAGATGACACTGAGAGAACTGCGCACAGACGACCACGAGTGGATATGTATGCATATTCACTAATTTTCAGCAAGAACAAAAGCACTTCTCGAACCTGTGTAGATGAGACACCTACGGTTATGGTCAGCGCTAGGGAGGGAGCGGCTTCTGGGGTTTACACTACGAAGCAACTTCTACACACATGTAGCTTTGTTGTATATGCACATATCACTGCTCCACAAGCAAACTTTTTCCAAGATCAACAAAGGACTTCAACGAAAATCTACGTGAAAATTGAGGTAAGACATTTAATCCTCATTTCTATCTTTTATCTTGCTGAAGTACccactttttcctttcgatTCCTCTTATTCACCTATGATAGAGGAATCAATTCTACgaaaatatacatatacaatTATACGAACTCGGTCTTATAGGCGAGATCGCAAACGGTTAGGTCCCATGTTGAAACAATCAGGCCCGGAACCTGTACGATGTTCTGCAGAACCGCGAGACCCATCAGCACCCACTACTTTGTCTACTGTATTTCACGACTGTTAACTATGTTCAGCATTTCCGCCACCTTCTTGAcctcatttctttaaaaaaaaagttggagttGCAAATTGTGACTTATTTGGGGTTGTGAAATTTCGAGCTATGCACTGTGGTTGCCAAGGACAACGTAATTCTTCGCTTGTAATTCCTTTgggtagcttttttttattttttgggatttcaTTGCAGGTTCTGAGGACGGCTACGCGAGGAATTTGAAGTTCTTTTAGCAAGAACGGGAGCTGTCTGTCAAAACCATGCATGTTTGTTAGATCACTAGTCGTGCCTGTTGTATACAACGAAAAACGGGTCCCCTCTTTCTAAATTGTAATCCAGCATTAACAAAATAACTCCCAAAACACTCCCCATAACTTTACCACTACTTCAAAGCAAATTCAGCGGTCACTAGTCCTACAAACAAAATGCACAAGTTAATCGTGCTGGGATCCTCGAAATACACACTGATTGTTTTGATTTCGCAATGATCATGTGCTACTCGCGTAGATGTTGCGGAGGACGCATTCTGTCCATTGGATTCTGTCTTCGAAGTTCTTTTCTTGACCTTTTTGTAGCTTTGAGTTTTGTAGAATGTCAGAAGGGTGTTTGGTTCTTACTCTTTCAACGTCGGATATCTACAATgtggcaaagaagaaaatctgcgGTTTTGAATGGTGAGCTTTGAGGTAGCTTTCTAAAAAATGGACCTAAAGAGAATGCTTCCCAAAGGAGTGGATTTTTCTATAGCCGGGCAGTTCTAGAGGCTCTCAGAACTGCGCTACTCTTCATTTCTGCTTAGATTtcagttcttttgttttgttttgatacTGACTAGGATTAATGGGCAACTTAACATTGGTGCTTAGAATGTATAATGTATAATACGAGATGAATTGTGCATAACGTGACTTACAGAAAGACACTATTGaacgttttcgtttttcttgattttttttttccttcaggcAAGCTGAAGCTATGGTAGACGAAGAGTTTCTGGACATTTTCCTATGGTGTAACCGTGAAATTGAAGGGAACTTATGGCGATGTAACGCGAGGGTAACGATTATTGCTTTAGGCGTCAATGGTGCTTCGGATGCTATTCGTAAGGTGAGCTTGAGGTCTACAGCGCTctgaatttttattctcagtTCCTTCTTTCTTGTCGCCATGTTGTCGAATTCGAACTCTCGAACTCAGGCAAGATTACATGAAATTTTATGATTCCAGCAAGTCACTACATTTCACACAAGTAATCGTTCCATGAAGTATACAATTCTTCGCAACGAGCTGAGCATGGGTGACATTGAAATTAGACTAGAACTATACGATATTTCTGGCTATCGGTAAGTGGGGAAGATTATGTATTAAGAGCgtgttccgtttttttccaactttgcCGCacaggatttctttttctagagaTTATTCTATGTTTACTATTGATTTCACGAAGCCCTCGCCCTTAACCGATCTTTGCATTGGGTTTCAGGATAGCGACGTAAGAGTTTATGTGAATACTCAGGTTCGAGTTCTTCTTCTGTTCCATCAAACAGTTCGTTAACTGTGTTATAATTATTCTTCAGTATCTTTCAATACACTCCGCAAAATTCGCTCACTTATTCGTGCGGATAAAACCTGGCTGTGCAGAGAAACCTTTTCCAACTACAGAAAACAAATCTGAGTTCGGAActtgtagcgattatgacgtaTTAAGTATGAAGTGAGTTTGATGAATGtcttattatttatgtgtttttatATCCGGCGGCCCTATAGCTTGCACCTGCACctttcatacatttttttttaaatgaaacgaCCAACGTGTATAAGAACAGCATTAAGCTGTGATATCTTATAGGAGTGAAGGAGAAACGGTGAAACTGGACAGTGATGAAGAAATGTTCCGAGCAAGAACACAGGACGTCGATAACATGTGTTTCCTCCTTCCGAGTTGGTTTCAGTTCTTGCTTTACAGGCAAAAACTCGTGGCGTGTAACTTCACACTTCAatattacttttcttttgtgcAGTTCTAGAATAGAAGTGACCAATAGTTTGAGAGATATTAGCAATGGATATTGTGAATCAAAAGCTCTTGAATGTATGCGTAAAATTATCggatcgggtcaaaacaatcTGAAGTcttgtgcagttgcgtagcaGCAGCTCGAAGCCGAACAGTGGAACCAGAGgtgatcgagatgggaccttcgTTAGGTCTACTCGGACTGCCTGTAGAATTCGGTGAAGCAGGCGAGGATACGAACTCGCAACAGTTGGTTCCACCAAGCgacttcgagtgcagccgctttcACAATTGCACAAGGTATCAGGTTGTTTTGACAAAACTATATattgaattttctaaattagttttaaattttcctaataaaatttcctaaattttcctaataaaataattaatctcGCTAATCTATAGGTGATGATGCAGCAGGATCTTCACCAGCTACTGGTCTAGAAGGcaatgttttaattttaaaggatGTTGGACCTGGTGAATTCTTGGTGCTTTTGAAAGCCATTTACCCTCCATTTGCAGCAATAACGAGTAAGTTTCGAACACTGCTCGCTATGTTTGGATAAAATTTCcattacagaagaaaatctgCAACCTCTTCTTGCGATGTCTTTTCGTTTTGGTGTCGAGCATATGCTATGGAAAGGTGAACGGTATCTGATGACTAAAGAAGCGCAGCAGTCGTTCGATGTGTTTGAGAGACTTGAATTCGCAACACTTTTCAATATGGCTGCTCTTCAGGTCTTATTCggttatttatgttttatcGTTGTTAGATTAAGGAAATGCACGTCTTGTTTGCAGTCAGACTGTCTTTCCAAATTACTGACAGCTAATGATGTCCGCCAAGTGTTAGATGATCCCAGAATAGAATGTGCCCCTAAACAAGTTCGATCAGTTTTACTAGAAGCATTGCTTCAGCGCTTCCGAGCGGATTCGGTTACTCAAGAAGGTCGTGGTTTCCTGATTGCGACGACGCTAGGTATCAACAATTTCTAAATGGAATCAGGCAGCACGTTCAGGTAATGAGTCGGCAGCTGTCGCCAAAGGTCACGTTTGTAATTTGTTCAAATCAGTTAGAGCCGCAAAAGAAACGATCGCTCCTCTTTCTGCGGAAGTAAAGGTGGTGAGTTGAGctgtttccaaaattttcttgagcATTAAGGGCTGTCTTAGGAACAGAAGTCGACTGACATCGCAGAGATTGCATCACTACGGGAAGAATTGAAGAAGCAGGAAGCGATAAGAATGAACTTGGAGATGTCCTTAAAGGTTTGATTGCACTTGTGGTATCAAGATCAGAAGCAAAGGTGTTATaagtgatttattttctttgatttgttGTCAAACCGCTATTATTTCCCAGGGTAGTAAATGATGTTTACTGATTTGATCGTAAACGTCcacccttttcttttcttttttttttttttttttgaaatgagacTGATCGATTTATTTCCTTCCGCACTGAAGTACTTTATTACTCATCTagtactttattattttcttattattaaaagaaattgaaatcaaCAGCCAAATAAAATGCTGAAGTGAACCGCTGATGACCTCTTATTAATTAACAGGGAAAAGAACGGCGGGTATAaagataacaataaataaatgtgttaTTATTTCAGTGTGCGCGTGACTTTATCAGAAGTAcggaaagaaattttgtaTCGAAAGCTACCACAAGTACGGAGCGTGAGATACTGCCGGGAATGGATCTGCAGATTACGACTATGAAGGTAGGTTTAAaagataactttttttctacacaaTTGATGCTGTTGAAGCGGTAATGTCCTATTAACATGACACATAAATCTGCGAATCCCTGTGAATCAGGTATTCCTAAACTTCTTGGGAAAGGAACAAACAGTCATCGCGGTGGCGTGAACAAAACACCCATTTAACGTAGTTAATTAGTTCTTCACTATTTTTCTCCGTGTTATAGTGCATGGATGAGTGTTTAAAAAGTCCTTTCTCACTAATTCtgtcgtttgttttgctcttaGTACGTATCAAATCCTTATTTTGTAAAGATTCAATTTCTCTCCCTTTTTTGTTTAGTTGTGCATGATTAGTGTTAGCTGTAGTATGAATCATAGTAAAATCCTGAATTCCGTCCTAACTGGGGACAGATACACAAAAAGAGGAGCGGAAATTGGGAGAAACTTATAAAATAGCGAGAAAGTGTCTTATCCGTTCCCCGACTACGAAATATGAAGGTATAGCGCAGTTACACAAAAGAATGCGACAGAAGTCAAATACCCACAAATCAAGATTAGATGGCAGAAATGCTAATCAAAAAGGGCTTTCTTAAGAGTATGTATTATTACTCGTGCATTATTATGAGAGAAAAGTAGtgaaaaactgcagaaaacgaaaaattttactACTCATTTTACGCGAACCGTATATGTTTGACACACATCCCTGAGGTAAAGCGTAGTTGGGGGTGGAGCACTCAacctcttatttctggaagtaaataactaagtcagttggatgtagtatcgagtttgataagctgtacacgaggttgttaaataaatttattggccaacgtttcggctatatcgccttcttcagagcctgaaaagggcgattcaatctacaattttgCTGGTGGTCTTGGTCTCAACTGCTTTGTAATAAGTCAGTTGGGACCCTAAAAACTAAGCATTACTCTTAGATGATCcgtgacatgtaagctaagtttaagagaaaaaaggacgaTAGAGCTGCCAGAAATACGAGCGGTGTTAAGTGGCTCCTTTTATACACTATTCATCGTAGGATCAATGTCGCATGGTTTTAATGACAGAAGCAAGACGATGGCAAGTCACGAAAGAACTGCGGACCATCGTGACTGCTATTTCGCTTGTACACGCACAAGTTCGAACCCCTGTCCACTTTCACGAATTATTGCCTTCCCGGATACCCCGAGAAGGCGATCCAAAAATTAAGGTTTACGACGCAACCACAAGGGAAGGTCGGACGCCCTTAGTACCTTGAGATACTGGGTTAAAACCGAATCTAATAGCGATGGCGCAACTCTGCCTCTGCAGCTGCGCCGCACTGTTTGCTGGACGTTGGAGCAGATTCCTCTCGCGAAAGAGGGCCGAGAGAAAACAGACTCTGATCCCTTGTAGAACTTATGTTAAATTATTGATGTTAAACTATCTAACATCTTCAGATTACGCCCATACATGTTAAACTTCGATGACGCTTTTATCGAACGGTAAAAAAGATAGTAAATGATACTTTAGATAATCTAGATCATatcttcttgttttctatCCACACGATCAGTCGGTCTGAGTAGATTGTTTCATTCTATCTCACAATATCAAatgtttttacattttcattttcagctcCACTTTTTATTACACCAgatatcaatttttttaaagatagaATAGGAAATTCGAGCAAATATTCTACTGATTTTCTGGTCAAATATTTGAACATTGGTGTGATGTTTGAATCCATAGATCTCCCTACGTTTCTATTTGATAGGCGCTATAGAATTCGAATTATGCTCCAAGTTAACTTGATCCGGTATTTTATGCAAACCAGCGGTATCTTGTTAATCCTCAAAATCTATAACGTTCCTACAAATTTCTGGGTAATTTGTAGCAGACAACATCTATTTCTGTTTACTGCATTGTTTTTCTGTAATTGAAATAGTTTTGTATATGCAAACACTGCGAAAAATTACAGGCTGGTGCAATTTCAAATTCCTATTGCTTTAAGGTTAATGCTACAGAAAATGAACCTCCTCCTCCTGTACCACCGCATTCGAGGAAGATAACACGAACTATCCATGACTGTTTGAAGGCATGTTATTCGAAAACTAATATCATTGCTACATAATTGTGTGATTGTCAGACTACAGTTTTTAGGACCTAGTGTTCGACGCATTCAATGCTTGTGAGCTATCGAAGGAGCAAAACATAACTCCAGGCGGTTATTCGGCCAGGCGATTTTCGACTCATGAAATTTTCGTGGATCTTGTGCTTCCTCCGTTCATATCGATGAACAGTAtcatctattcatttttaaacCATCTCTTCGTTAAGGTAGAATCTATTTGTTTGCTTTCATTTTGCCTTTATCTTATCATTACTGTGTGGTATATACTGGTTTTAGATGTATGGGAAGCAAGTCATTCCAGTAGTGAGATCTCACCTCCTGCACAAAATTGATGCGTTCCCTCCAGGTCTCGCAGACATTGTAGCTTGTAGGTCCTGCATACCTTTTTTAGTTGAATAATAGGTTAAGAACTGATTTCgttaatatttttccttctgaaaacCTTGTTTGCTTAATAGGGCatataagaatttttctttcagcggCTATAATTTCTGGTTACAAACTTGATGAGCAACTGGAAAATGATGAATTGCTCATCTTAGAGCTCAGAACTTATTTGCAGAAAAGACTTCAAGCCGATTTTAATGTATACTGgttggttttttcttgtgtttctttctttatcgtcaattcaaattcatttgCAGCGATAACATGAAGGCGGGATACCTAATGAATTCGCTCCCTTGATTAATCAAAGCCCTTTATTCTTTACGACACTATGACGTTGTATGTCTGCAAATTTATATAGTTTTCTTGATATTCCATCATagactattattattagacTATGAGTTCAATGTTATCTTCATGATTCAGACCCGGTATTCAGATGAtgtattcatttctattttgtaGGTTTTCTCATGAAGTTCTACGAATTGACATgttctgaactttttttttttgcgaagtcTTAGATTCAGTAATATTGAGGAATTTAGAAACATTCTACAAAATTACACATAGTAAAGCTTTCCTTGTACACTCTGTAACAATTTATTAATGATGAGGGTGACAAAATAGCATAAAACAAGGTTATTCATCTCATGTCCAACTTGAACTGAAGTGGAGTAAGTACGTTAAAGCAATAAATGCGAAAGACATATATGATTTCTTGGGATTCTTCGAGGCAGACTAATGCCAGCATCATTCCATTCTTTGGTAGAGTCTATCAGAGTTACAACCGcctgttcagaaaaaaaaatggaataaaatgaagcaaaacTGGTGACAAGGTAGTTAGGGATGAGAAAAGAGGTATGCTTGCACATCATATATAGTATTGCTACCCCTCGGATGACTTCGTCGGGCTTGCTAACACTTCATTTCTACGACAGCGAATATGGTGTTCTTCGAAACCGCGAACTAGTGCCTAAaaatacgtaaaaaaaaatagacggCAAGgttaaattaatttcaacGTTAAATTTCTGATGTTATTCTGTGGTAAGATTTTGCACTAGGTAAGGTGCACCTGGCGCAAAAACTGATTGCACCCATGTTCCTCATCAAAAACATGGGAATCGTTAGTTTACTCTCGGATGAATTCAACATAATTCTCACCAAGGGTTCATAATGTTGTAAAATTTGAGTAGCGAGAATCTCAACGATATCGCAGTTCTTGAACTGCACGACAGCGAATGTTTTGTCCGCCCTTCCGATGAACCCATGAATTCGTTCTACCTGAAGGAGAAACACTAATCAGCAGCACTTTTTCGTTCCAAATGCAATTATATAAGACCTACAGTAAGGCCTCTTTCAAATCCATGCTGTCGAACGAATTGTTTCTTATTGATTGGCGGCTAAATtggaaaatgttgaagaaaataCGAATTTCTTCAAGATGTGAAAAACTACCTCAGCTGCTCTATCAGATGTTCCAGGTG
The Necator americanus strain Aroian chromosome I, whole genome shotgun sequence genome window above contains:
- a CDS encoding hypothetical protein (NECATOR_CHRI.G1684.T2), with translation MSEGCLVLTLSTSDIYNVAKKKICGFEWQAEAMVDEEFLDIFLWCNREIEGNLWRCNARVTIIALGVNGASDAIRKQVTTFHTSNRSMKYTILRNELSMGDIEIRLELYDISGYRDYSMFTIDFTKPSPLTDLCIGFQDSDVRVYVNTQYLSIHSAKFAHLFVRIKPGCAEKPFPTTENKSEFGTCSDYDVLSMKSEGETVKLDSDEEMFRARTQDVDNMCFLLPSDDAAGSSPATGLEGNVLILKDVGPGEFLVLLKAIYPPFAAITKENLQPLLAMSFRFGVEHMLWKGERYLMTKEAQQSFDVFERLEFATLFNMAALQSDCLSKLLTANDVRQVLDDPRIECAPKQVRSVLLEALLQRFRADSVTQEGNESAAVAKGHVCNLFKSVRAAKETIAPLSAEVKVKSTDIAEIASLREELKKQEAIRMNLEMSLKCARDFIRSTERNFVSKATTSTEREILPGMDLQITTMKVNATENEPPPPVPPHSRKITRTIHDCLKDLVFDAFNACELSKEQNITPGGYSARRFSTHEIFVDLVLPPFISMNSIIYSFLNHLFVKMYGKQVIPVVRSHLLHKIDAFPPGLADIVASAIISGYKLDEQLENDELLILELRTYLQKRLQADFNVYCDNMKAGYLMNSLP
- a CDS encoding hypothetical protein (NECATOR_CHRI.G1684.T1); this translates as MSEGCLVLTLSTSDIYNVAKKKICGFEWQAEAMVDEEFLDIFLWCNREIEGNLWRCNARVTIIALGVNGASDAIRKQVTTFHTSNRSMKYTILRNELSMGDIEIRLELYDISGYRDYSMFTIDFTKPSPLTDLCIGFQDSDVRVYVNTQYLSIHSAKFAHLFVRIKPGCAEKPFPTTENKSEFGTCSDYDVLSMKSEGETVKLDSDEEMFRARTQDVDNMCFLLPSDDAAGSSPATGLEGNVLILKDVGPGEFLVLLKAIYPPFAAITKENLQPLLAMSFRFGVEHMLWKGERYLMTKEAQQSFDVFERLEFATLFNMAALQSDCLSKLLTANDVRQVLDDPRIECAPKQVRSVLLEALLQRFRADSVTQEGNESAAVAKGHVCNLFKSVRAAKETIAPLSAEVKVEQKSTDIAEIASLREELKKQEAIRMNLEMSLKCARDFIRSTERNFVSKATTSTEREILPGMDLQITTMKVNATENEPPPPVPPHSRKITRTIHDCLKDLVFDAFNACELSKEQNITPGGYSARRFSTHEIFVDLVLPPFISMNSIIYSFLNHLFVKMYGKQVIPVVRSHLLHKIDAFPPGLADIVASAIISGYKLDEQLENDELLILELRTYLQKRLQADFNVYCDNMKAGYLMNSLP